A window of Xyrauchen texanus isolate HMW12.3.18 chromosome 10, RBS_HiC_50CHRs, whole genome shotgun sequence contains these coding sequences:
- the LOC127650052 gene encoding nuclear transcription factor Y subunit gamma-like isoform X7, translating to MDSNKSRQFTITLDMSADSFGAGSSDAQQSLQSFWPRVMEEIRNLTVKDFRVQELPLARIKKIMKLDEDVKMISAEAPVLFAKAAQIFITELTLRAWIHTEDNKRRTLQRNDIAMAITKFDQFDFLIDIVPRDDLKPPKRQEEVRQSVAPTEPVQYYFTLAQQPGTVQVQGQQQGQQVATSTTLQPGQIIIAQPQQGQSAPVTMQVGEGQQVQIVQATAQGQAQAAQPAGQTMQVMQQIITNTGEIQQIPVQLNTGQLQYIRLAQPVTGTQVVQGQIQTLAANTQQISQTEVQQGQQQFNQFTDGQQLYQIQQVTMPAGQELAQPMFIQSTNQTADGQVTTQVSTD from the exons ATATGTCAGCAGATTCATTTGGAGCGGGGAGCAGCGATGCCCAACAGAGCCTTCAGTCCTTTTGGCCCAGAGTCATGGAAGAGATCAGGAATCTTACAGTG AAGGATTTCCGTGTGCAAGAGCTTCCTCTTGCTCGCATCAAGAAAATTATGAAACTGGATGAGGATGTGAAG ATGATCAGTGCTGAAGCACCAGTGCTGTTTGCCAAAGCGGCACAAATCTTCATCACAGAGCTCACTCTCAGAGCTTGGATCCACACTGAGGACAACAAACGGCGTACACTACAG AGGAATGATATTGCCATGGCCATCACTAAGTTTGACCAGTTTGACTTCCTCATTGATATCGTACCACGAGATGACCTCAAACCACCGAAACGACAG gaggaaGTGCGTCAGTCTGTCGCCCCCACTGAGCCGGTCCAGTACTACTTCACTCTGGCACAGCAGCCCGGCACAGTGCAGGTCCAAGGACAGCAGCAAGGCCAGCAGGTGGCAACTTCCACCACATTACAACCAGGGCAGATTATCATCGCTCAGCCACAGCAGGGCCAG AGTGCTCCAGTGACAATGCAGGTGGGCGAAGGCCAGCAGGTGCAGATTGTGCAGGCCACTGCACAGGGACAGGCACAGGCAGCACAGCCAGCTGGACAAACTATGCAGGTTATGCAGCAGATCATCACCAACACAGGAGAGATTCAGCAGATTCCA GTGCAGCTCAACACTGGTCAGCTGCAGTACATTCGCTTGGCTCAGCCAGTCACGGGAACACAGGTTGTTCAAGGACAAATACAGACACTTGCAGCAAATACTCAGCAG ATTTCACAGACGGAAGTACAACAGGGTCAACAACAGTTCAACCAGTTTACTGATGGGCAG CAGTTGTATCAGATCCAGCAGGTGACGATGCCAGCAGGGCAGGAGCTGGCCCAGCCAATGTTCATTCAGTCCACTAACCAGACAGCCGACGGGCAGGTCACCACGCAGGTCAGTACGGACTGA
- the LOC127650052 gene encoding nuclear transcription factor Y subunit gamma-like isoform X9, translating to MDSNKSRQFTITLDMSADSFGAGSSDAQQSLQSFWPRVMEEIRNLTVKDFRVQELPLARIKKIMKLDEDVKMISAEAPVLFAKAAQIFITELTLRAWIHTEDNKRRTLQEEVRQSVAPTEPVQYYFTLAQQPGTVQVQGQQQGQQVATSTTLQPGQIIIAQPQQGQVLQGTTMQQLQQVQVAQSQATPMTSAPVTMQVGEGQQVQIVQATAQGQAQAAQPAGQTMQVMQQIITNTGEIQQIPVQLNTGQLQYIRLAQPVTGTQVVQGQIQTLAANTQQISQTEVQQGQQQFNQFTDGQQLYQIQQVTMPAGQELAQPMFIQSTNQTADGQVTTQVSTD from the exons ATATGTCAGCAGATTCATTTGGAGCGGGGAGCAGCGATGCCCAACAGAGCCTTCAGTCCTTTTGGCCCAGAGTCATGGAAGAGATCAGGAATCTTACAGTG AAGGATTTCCGTGTGCAAGAGCTTCCTCTTGCTCGCATCAAGAAAATTATGAAACTGGATGAGGATGTGAAG ATGATCAGTGCTGAAGCACCAGTGCTGTTTGCCAAAGCGGCACAAATCTTCATCACAGAGCTCACTCTCAGAGCTTGGATCCACACTGAGGACAACAAACGGCGTACACTACAG gaggaaGTGCGTCAGTCTGTCGCCCCCACTGAGCCGGTCCAGTACTACTTCACTCTGGCACAGCAGCCCGGCACAGTGCAGGTCCAAGGACAGCAGCAAGGCCAGCAGGTGGCAACTTCCACCACATTACAACCAGGGCAGATTATCATCGCTCAGCCACAGCAGGGCCAG gtATTGCAGGGAACCACCATGCAGCAGCTTCAGCAGGTGCAGGTCGCTCAATCACAGGCAACCCCTATGACG AGTGCTCCAGTGACAATGCAGGTGGGCGAAGGCCAGCAGGTGCAGATTGTGCAGGCCACTGCACAGGGACAGGCACAGGCAGCACAGCCAGCTGGACAAACTATGCAGGTTATGCAGCAGATCATCACCAACACAGGAGAGATTCAGCAGATTCCA GTGCAGCTCAACACTGGTCAGCTGCAGTACATTCGCTTGGCTCAGCCAGTCACGGGAACACAGGTTGTTCAAGGACAAATACAGACACTTGCAGCAAATACTCAGCAG ATTTCACAGACGGAAGTACAACAGGGTCAACAACAGTTCAACCAGTTTACTGATGGGCAG CAGTTGTATCAGATCCAGCAGGTGACGATGCCAGCAGGGCAGGAGCTGGCCCAGCCAATGTTCATTCAGTCCACTAACCAGACAGCCGACGGGCAGGTCACCACGCAGGTCAGTACGGACTGA
- the LOC127650052 gene encoding nuclear transcription factor Y subunit gamma-like isoform X2, whose product MDSNKSRQFTITLDMSADSFGAGSSDAQQSLQSFWPRVMEEIRNLTVDFRVQELPLARIKKIMKLDEDVKMISAEAPVLFAKAAQIFITELTLRAWIHTEDNKRRTLQRNDIAMAITKFDQFDFLIDIVPRDDLKPPKRQEEVRQSVAPTEPVQYYFTLAQQPGTVQVQGQQQGQQVATSTTLQPGQIIIAQPQQGQVLQGTTMQQLQQVQVAQSQATPMTSAPVTMQVGEGQQVQIVQATAQGQAQAAQPAGQTMQVMQQIITNTGEIQQIPVQLNTGQLQYIRLAQPVTGTQVVQGQIQTLAANTQQISQTEVQQGQQQFNQFTDGQQLYQIQQVTMPAGQELAQPMFIQSTNQTADGQVTTQVSTD is encoded by the exons ATATGTCAGCAGATTCATTTGGAGCGGGGAGCAGCGATGCCCAACAGAGCCTTCAGTCCTTTTGGCCCAGAGTCATGGAAGAGATCAGGAATCTTACAGTG GATTTCCGTGTGCAAGAGCTTCCTCTTGCTCGCATCAAGAAAATTATGAAACTGGATGAGGATGTGAAG ATGATCAGTGCTGAAGCACCAGTGCTGTTTGCCAAAGCGGCACAAATCTTCATCACAGAGCTCACTCTCAGAGCTTGGATCCACACTGAGGACAACAAACGGCGTACACTACAG AGGAATGATATTGCCATGGCCATCACTAAGTTTGACCAGTTTGACTTCCTCATTGATATCGTACCACGAGATGACCTCAAACCACCGAAACGACAG gaggaaGTGCGTCAGTCTGTCGCCCCCACTGAGCCGGTCCAGTACTACTTCACTCTGGCACAGCAGCCCGGCACAGTGCAGGTCCAAGGACAGCAGCAAGGCCAGCAGGTGGCAACTTCCACCACATTACAACCAGGGCAGATTATCATCGCTCAGCCACAGCAGGGCCAG gtATTGCAGGGAACCACCATGCAGCAGCTTCAGCAGGTGCAGGTCGCTCAATCACAGGCAACCCCTATGACG AGTGCTCCAGTGACAATGCAGGTGGGCGAAGGCCAGCAGGTGCAGATTGTGCAGGCCACTGCACAGGGACAGGCACAGGCAGCACAGCCAGCTGGACAAACTATGCAGGTTATGCAGCAGATCATCACCAACACAGGAGAGATTCAGCAGATTCCA GTGCAGCTCAACACTGGTCAGCTGCAGTACATTCGCTTGGCTCAGCCAGTCACGGGAACACAGGTTGTTCAAGGACAAATACAGACACTTGCAGCAAATACTCAGCAG ATTTCACAGACGGAAGTACAACAGGGTCAACAACAGTTCAACCAGTTTACTGATGGGCAG CAGTTGTATCAGATCCAGCAGGTGACGATGCCAGCAGGGCAGGAGCTGGCCCAGCCAATGTTCATTCAGTCCACTAACCAGACAGCCGACGGGCAGGTCACCACGCAGGTCAGTACGGACTGA
- the LOC127650052 gene encoding nuclear transcription factor Y subunit gamma-like isoform X3, whose product MDSNKNMSADSFGAGSSDAQQSLQSFWPRVMEEIRNLTVKDFRVQELPLARIKKIMKLDEDVKMISAEAPVLFAKAAQIFITELTLRAWIHTEDNKRRTLQRNDIAMAITKFDQFDFLIDIVPRDDLKPPKRQEEVRQSVAPTEPVQYYFTLAQQPGTVQVQGQQQGQQVATSTTLQPGQIIIAQPQQGQVLQGTTMQQLQQVQVAQSQATPMTSAPVTMQVGEGQQVQIVQATAQGQAQAAQPAGQTMQVMQQIITNTGEIQQIPVQLNTGQLQYIRLAQPVTGTQVVQGQIQTLAANTQQISQTEVQQGQQQFNQFTDGQQLYQIQQVTMPAGQELAQPMFIQSTNQTADGQVTTQVSTD is encoded by the exons ATATGTCAGCAGATTCATTTGGAGCGGGGAGCAGCGATGCCCAACAGAGCCTTCAGTCCTTTTGGCCCAGAGTCATGGAAGAGATCAGGAATCTTACAGTG AAGGATTTCCGTGTGCAAGAGCTTCCTCTTGCTCGCATCAAGAAAATTATGAAACTGGATGAGGATGTGAAG ATGATCAGTGCTGAAGCACCAGTGCTGTTTGCCAAAGCGGCACAAATCTTCATCACAGAGCTCACTCTCAGAGCTTGGATCCACACTGAGGACAACAAACGGCGTACACTACAG AGGAATGATATTGCCATGGCCATCACTAAGTTTGACCAGTTTGACTTCCTCATTGATATCGTACCACGAGATGACCTCAAACCACCGAAACGACAG gaggaaGTGCGTCAGTCTGTCGCCCCCACTGAGCCGGTCCAGTACTACTTCACTCTGGCACAGCAGCCCGGCACAGTGCAGGTCCAAGGACAGCAGCAAGGCCAGCAGGTGGCAACTTCCACCACATTACAACCAGGGCAGATTATCATCGCTCAGCCACAGCAGGGCCAG gtATTGCAGGGAACCACCATGCAGCAGCTTCAGCAGGTGCAGGTCGCTCAATCACAGGCAACCCCTATGACG AGTGCTCCAGTGACAATGCAGGTGGGCGAAGGCCAGCAGGTGCAGATTGTGCAGGCCACTGCACAGGGACAGGCACAGGCAGCACAGCCAGCTGGACAAACTATGCAGGTTATGCAGCAGATCATCACCAACACAGGAGAGATTCAGCAGATTCCA GTGCAGCTCAACACTGGTCAGCTGCAGTACATTCGCTTGGCTCAGCCAGTCACGGGAACACAGGTTGTTCAAGGACAAATACAGACACTTGCAGCAAATACTCAGCAG ATTTCACAGACGGAAGTACAACAGGGTCAACAACAGTTCAACCAGTTTACTGATGGGCAG CAGTTGTATCAGATCCAGCAGGTGACGATGCCAGCAGGGCAGGAGCTGGCCCAGCCAATGTTCATTCAGTCCACTAACCAGACAGCCGACGGGCAGGTCACCACGCAGGTCAGTACGGACTGA
- the LOC127650052 gene encoding nuclear transcription factor Y subunit gamma-like isoform X1, whose product MDSNKSRQFTITLDMSADSFGAGSSDAQQSLQSFWPRVMEEIRNLTVKDFRVQELPLARIKKIMKLDEDVKMISAEAPVLFAKAAQIFITELTLRAWIHTEDNKRRTLQRNDIAMAITKFDQFDFLIDIVPRDDLKPPKRQEEVRQSVAPTEPVQYYFTLAQQPGTVQVQGQQQGQQVATSTTLQPGQIIIAQPQQGQVLQGTTMQQLQQVQVAQSQATPMTSAPVTMQVGEGQQVQIVQATAQGQAQAAQPAGQTMQVMQQIITNTGEIQQIPVQLNTGQLQYIRLAQPVTGTQVVQGQIQTLAANTQQISQTEVQQGQQQFNQFTDGQQLYQIQQVTMPAGQELAQPMFIQSTNQTADGQVTTQVSTD is encoded by the exons ATATGTCAGCAGATTCATTTGGAGCGGGGAGCAGCGATGCCCAACAGAGCCTTCAGTCCTTTTGGCCCAGAGTCATGGAAGAGATCAGGAATCTTACAGTG AAGGATTTCCGTGTGCAAGAGCTTCCTCTTGCTCGCATCAAGAAAATTATGAAACTGGATGAGGATGTGAAG ATGATCAGTGCTGAAGCACCAGTGCTGTTTGCCAAAGCGGCACAAATCTTCATCACAGAGCTCACTCTCAGAGCTTGGATCCACACTGAGGACAACAAACGGCGTACACTACAG AGGAATGATATTGCCATGGCCATCACTAAGTTTGACCAGTTTGACTTCCTCATTGATATCGTACCACGAGATGACCTCAAACCACCGAAACGACAG gaggaaGTGCGTCAGTCTGTCGCCCCCACTGAGCCGGTCCAGTACTACTTCACTCTGGCACAGCAGCCCGGCACAGTGCAGGTCCAAGGACAGCAGCAAGGCCAGCAGGTGGCAACTTCCACCACATTACAACCAGGGCAGATTATCATCGCTCAGCCACAGCAGGGCCAG gtATTGCAGGGAACCACCATGCAGCAGCTTCAGCAGGTGCAGGTCGCTCAATCACAGGCAACCCCTATGACG AGTGCTCCAGTGACAATGCAGGTGGGCGAAGGCCAGCAGGTGCAGATTGTGCAGGCCACTGCACAGGGACAGGCACAGGCAGCACAGCCAGCTGGACAAACTATGCAGGTTATGCAGCAGATCATCACCAACACAGGAGAGATTCAGCAGATTCCA GTGCAGCTCAACACTGGTCAGCTGCAGTACATTCGCTTGGCTCAGCCAGTCACGGGAACACAGGTTGTTCAAGGACAAATACAGACACTTGCAGCAAATACTCAGCAG ATTTCACAGACGGAAGTACAACAGGGTCAACAACAGTTCAACCAGTTTACTGATGGGCAG CAGTTGTATCAGATCCAGCAGGTGACGATGCCAGCAGGGCAGGAGCTGGCCCAGCCAATGTTCATTCAGTCCACTAACCAGACAGCCGACGGGCAGGTCACCACGCAGGTCAGTACGGACTGA
- the LOC127650052 gene encoding nuclear transcription factor Y subunit gamma-like isoform X8 — translation MDSNKSRQFTITLDMSADSFGAGSSDAQQSLQSFWPRVMEEIRNLTVDFRVQELPLARIKKIMKLDEDVKMISAEAPVLFAKAAQIFITELTLRAWIHTEDNKRRTLQRNDIAMAITKFDQFDFLIDIVPRDDLKPPKRQEEVRQSVAPTEPVQYYFTLAQQPGTVQVQGQQQGQQVATSTTLQPGQIIIAQPQQGQSAPVTMQVGEGQQVQIVQATAQGQAQAAQPAGQTMQVMQQIITNTGEIQQIPVQLNTGQLQYIRLAQPVTGTQVVQGQIQTLAANTQQISQTEVQQGQQQFNQFTDGQQLYQIQQVTMPAGQELAQPMFIQSTNQTADGQVTTQVSTD, via the exons ATATGTCAGCAGATTCATTTGGAGCGGGGAGCAGCGATGCCCAACAGAGCCTTCAGTCCTTTTGGCCCAGAGTCATGGAAGAGATCAGGAATCTTACAGTG GATTTCCGTGTGCAAGAGCTTCCTCTTGCTCGCATCAAGAAAATTATGAAACTGGATGAGGATGTGAAG ATGATCAGTGCTGAAGCACCAGTGCTGTTTGCCAAAGCGGCACAAATCTTCATCACAGAGCTCACTCTCAGAGCTTGGATCCACACTGAGGACAACAAACGGCGTACACTACAG AGGAATGATATTGCCATGGCCATCACTAAGTTTGACCAGTTTGACTTCCTCATTGATATCGTACCACGAGATGACCTCAAACCACCGAAACGACAG gaggaaGTGCGTCAGTCTGTCGCCCCCACTGAGCCGGTCCAGTACTACTTCACTCTGGCACAGCAGCCCGGCACAGTGCAGGTCCAAGGACAGCAGCAAGGCCAGCAGGTGGCAACTTCCACCACATTACAACCAGGGCAGATTATCATCGCTCAGCCACAGCAGGGCCAG AGTGCTCCAGTGACAATGCAGGTGGGCGAAGGCCAGCAGGTGCAGATTGTGCAGGCCACTGCACAGGGACAGGCACAGGCAGCACAGCCAGCTGGACAAACTATGCAGGTTATGCAGCAGATCATCACCAACACAGGAGAGATTCAGCAGATTCCA GTGCAGCTCAACACTGGTCAGCTGCAGTACATTCGCTTGGCTCAGCCAGTCACGGGAACACAGGTTGTTCAAGGACAAATACAGACACTTGCAGCAAATACTCAGCAG ATTTCACAGACGGAAGTACAACAGGGTCAACAACAGTTCAACCAGTTTACTGATGGGCAG CAGTTGTATCAGATCCAGCAGGTGACGATGCCAGCAGGGCAGGAGCTGGCCCAGCCAATGTTCATTCAGTCCACTAACCAGACAGCCGACGGGCAGGTCACCACGCAGGTCAGTACGGACTGA
- the LOC127650052 gene encoding nuclear transcription factor Y subunit gamma-like isoform X6, producing MSADSFGAGSSDAQQSLQSFWPRVMEEIRNLTVDFRVQELPLARIKKIMKLDEDVKMISAEAPVLFAKAAQIFITELTLRAWIHTEDNKRRTLQRNDIAMAITKFDQFDFLIDIVPRDDLKPPKRQEEVRQSVAPTEPVQYYFTLAQQPGTVQVQGQQQGQQVATSTTLQPGQIIIAQPQQGQVLQGTTMQQLQQVQVAQSQATPMTSAPVTMQVGEGQQVQIVQATAQGQAQAAQPAGQTMQVMQQIITNTGEIQQIPVQLNTGQLQYIRLAQPVTGTQVVQGQIQTLAANTQQISQTEVQQGQQQFNQFTDGQQLYQIQQVTMPAGQELAQPMFIQSTNQTADGQVTTQVSTD from the exons ATGTCAGCAGATTCATTTGGAGCGGGGAGCAGCGATGCCCAACAGAGCCTTCAGTCCTTTTGGCCCAGAGTCATGGAAGAGATCAGGAATCTTACAGTG GATTTCCGTGTGCAAGAGCTTCCTCTTGCTCGCATCAAGAAAATTATGAAACTGGATGAGGATGTGAAG ATGATCAGTGCTGAAGCACCAGTGCTGTTTGCCAAAGCGGCACAAATCTTCATCACAGAGCTCACTCTCAGAGCTTGGATCCACACTGAGGACAACAAACGGCGTACACTACAG AGGAATGATATTGCCATGGCCATCACTAAGTTTGACCAGTTTGACTTCCTCATTGATATCGTACCACGAGATGACCTCAAACCACCGAAACGACAG gaggaaGTGCGTCAGTCTGTCGCCCCCACTGAGCCGGTCCAGTACTACTTCACTCTGGCACAGCAGCCCGGCACAGTGCAGGTCCAAGGACAGCAGCAAGGCCAGCAGGTGGCAACTTCCACCACATTACAACCAGGGCAGATTATCATCGCTCAGCCACAGCAGGGCCAG gtATTGCAGGGAACCACCATGCAGCAGCTTCAGCAGGTGCAGGTCGCTCAATCACAGGCAACCCCTATGACG AGTGCTCCAGTGACAATGCAGGTGGGCGAAGGCCAGCAGGTGCAGATTGTGCAGGCCACTGCACAGGGACAGGCACAGGCAGCACAGCCAGCTGGACAAACTATGCAGGTTATGCAGCAGATCATCACCAACACAGGAGAGATTCAGCAGATTCCA GTGCAGCTCAACACTGGTCAGCTGCAGTACATTCGCTTGGCTCAGCCAGTCACGGGAACACAGGTTGTTCAAGGACAAATACAGACACTTGCAGCAAATACTCAGCAG ATTTCACAGACGGAAGTACAACAGGGTCAACAACAGTTCAACCAGTTTACTGATGGGCAG CAGTTGTATCAGATCCAGCAGGTGACGATGCCAGCAGGGCAGGAGCTGGCCCAGCCAATGTTCATTCAGTCCACTAACCAGACAGCCGACGGGCAGGTCACCACGCAGGTCAGTACGGACTGA
- the LOC127650052 gene encoding nuclear transcription factor Y subunit gamma-like isoform X5 — MSADSFGAGSSDAQQSLQSFWPRVMEEIRNLTVKDFRVQELPLARIKKIMKLDEDVKMISAEAPVLFAKAAQIFITELTLRAWIHTEDNKRRTLQRNDIAMAITKFDQFDFLIDIVPRDDLKPPKRQEEVRQSVAPTEPVQYYFTLAQQPGTVQVQGQQQGQQVATSTTLQPGQIIIAQPQQGQVLQGTTMQQLQQVQVAQSQATPMTSAPVTMQVGEGQQVQIVQATAQGQAQAAQPAGQTMQVMQQIITNTGEIQQIPVQLNTGQLQYIRLAQPVTGTQVVQGQIQTLAANTQQISQTEVQQGQQQFNQFTDGQQLYQIQQVTMPAGQELAQPMFIQSTNQTADGQVTTQVSTD; from the exons ATGTCAGCAGATTCATTTGGAGCGGGGAGCAGCGATGCCCAACAGAGCCTTCAGTCCTTTTGGCCCAGAGTCATGGAAGAGATCAGGAATCTTACAGTG AAGGATTTCCGTGTGCAAGAGCTTCCTCTTGCTCGCATCAAGAAAATTATGAAACTGGATGAGGATGTGAAG ATGATCAGTGCTGAAGCACCAGTGCTGTTTGCCAAAGCGGCACAAATCTTCATCACAGAGCTCACTCTCAGAGCTTGGATCCACACTGAGGACAACAAACGGCGTACACTACAG AGGAATGATATTGCCATGGCCATCACTAAGTTTGACCAGTTTGACTTCCTCATTGATATCGTACCACGAGATGACCTCAAACCACCGAAACGACAG gaggaaGTGCGTCAGTCTGTCGCCCCCACTGAGCCGGTCCAGTACTACTTCACTCTGGCACAGCAGCCCGGCACAGTGCAGGTCCAAGGACAGCAGCAAGGCCAGCAGGTGGCAACTTCCACCACATTACAACCAGGGCAGATTATCATCGCTCAGCCACAGCAGGGCCAG gtATTGCAGGGAACCACCATGCAGCAGCTTCAGCAGGTGCAGGTCGCTCAATCACAGGCAACCCCTATGACG AGTGCTCCAGTGACAATGCAGGTGGGCGAAGGCCAGCAGGTGCAGATTGTGCAGGCCACTGCACAGGGACAGGCACAGGCAGCACAGCCAGCTGGACAAACTATGCAGGTTATGCAGCAGATCATCACCAACACAGGAGAGATTCAGCAGATTCCA GTGCAGCTCAACACTGGTCAGCTGCAGTACATTCGCTTGGCTCAGCCAGTCACGGGAACACAGGTTGTTCAAGGACAAATACAGACACTTGCAGCAAATACTCAGCAG ATTTCACAGACGGAAGTACAACAGGGTCAACAACAGTTCAACCAGTTTACTGATGGGCAG CAGTTGTATCAGATCCAGCAGGTGACGATGCCAGCAGGGCAGGAGCTGGCCCAGCCAATGTTCATTCAGTCCACTAACCAGACAGCCGACGGGCAGGTCACCACGCAGGTCAGTACGGACTGA
- the LOC127650052 gene encoding nuclear transcription factor Y subunit gamma-like isoform X4, with protein sequence MTHMSADSFGAGSSDAQQSLQSFWPRVMEEIRNLTVKDFRVQELPLARIKKIMKLDEDVKMISAEAPVLFAKAAQIFITELTLRAWIHTEDNKRRTLQRNDIAMAITKFDQFDFLIDIVPRDDLKPPKRQEEVRQSVAPTEPVQYYFTLAQQPGTVQVQGQQQGQQVATSTTLQPGQIIIAQPQQGQVLQGTTMQQLQQVQVAQSQATPMTSAPVTMQVGEGQQVQIVQATAQGQAQAAQPAGQTMQVMQQIITNTGEIQQIPVQLNTGQLQYIRLAQPVTGTQVVQGQIQTLAANTQQISQTEVQQGQQQFNQFTDGQQLYQIQQVTMPAGQELAQPMFIQSTNQTADGQVTTQVSTD encoded by the exons ATATGTCAGCAGATTCATTTGGAGCGGGGAGCAGCGATGCCCAACAGAGCCTTCAGTCCTTTTGGCCCAGAGTCATGGAAGAGATCAGGAATCTTACAGTG AAGGATTTCCGTGTGCAAGAGCTTCCTCTTGCTCGCATCAAGAAAATTATGAAACTGGATGAGGATGTGAAG ATGATCAGTGCTGAAGCACCAGTGCTGTTTGCCAAAGCGGCACAAATCTTCATCACAGAGCTCACTCTCAGAGCTTGGATCCACACTGAGGACAACAAACGGCGTACACTACAG AGGAATGATATTGCCATGGCCATCACTAAGTTTGACCAGTTTGACTTCCTCATTGATATCGTACCACGAGATGACCTCAAACCACCGAAACGACAG gaggaaGTGCGTCAGTCTGTCGCCCCCACTGAGCCGGTCCAGTACTACTTCACTCTGGCACAGCAGCCCGGCACAGTGCAGGTCCAAGGACAGCAGCAAGGCCAGCAGGTGGCAACTTCCACCACATTACAACCAGGGCAGATTATCATCGCTCAGCCACAGCAGGGCCAG gtATTGCAGGGAACCACCATGCAGCAGCTTCAGCAGGTGCAGGTCGCTCAATCACAGGCAACCCCTATGACG AGTGCTCCAGTGACAATGCAGGTGGGCGAAGGCCAGCAGGTGCAGATTGTGCAGGCCACTGCACAGGGACAGGCACAGGCAGCACAGCCAGCTGGACAAACTATGCAGGTTATGCAGCAGATCATCACCAACACAGGAGAGATTCAGCAGATTCCA GTGCAGCTCAACACTGGTCAGCTGCAGTACATTCGCTTGGCTCAGCCAGTCACGGGAACACAGGTTGTTCAAGGACAAATACAGACACTTGCAGCAAATACTCAGCAG ATTTCACAGACGGAAGTACAACAGGGTCAACAACAGTTCAACCAGTTTACTGATGGGCAG CAGTTGTATCAGATCCAGCAGGTGACGATGCCAGCAGGGCAGGAGCTGGCCCAGCCAATGTTCATTCAGTCCACTAACCAGACAGCCGACGGGCAGGTCACCACGCAGGTCAGTACGGACTGA